Proteins from a genomic interval of Lycium ferocissimum isolate CSIRO_LF1 chromosome 2, AGI_CSIRO_Lferr_CH_V1, whole genome shotgun sequence:
- the LOC132040802 gene encoding chaperonin 60 subunit alpha 2, chloroplastic-like, translated as MSLTILSPFYSPLKLSFSEDKGRGNSWALRQSLGKKKKLMVVRAGPKRIAFDKECREALLSGINKLADAVSVTLGPRGRNVVLSESGGLKVINDGVTIAQAIELPDSIENAGATLIQEVATKTNRLAGDGTTTAIVLAREMIKAGLLAVTFGANPVSMKKGMEQTVRELVKTLKKKSYPVRGNDDIKAVASISAGNDEFIGSLIAEAIKKIGPDGVICIESSSSAETSVTVEEGMKIDKGYMSPHFINNPDKSIVEFENAKVLVTDQKISSVKEIVPLLEKATQLSVPLLIFAEDISTQVLETLVINKMQGMLNVAVVKCPGFGEGKKAVLQDIALLTGADFLSGDLGLNLEGATSDQLGIARKITITSNSTTIVADPSTKAEIQARIMQIKKDLAETDNKYLSEKLSQRIAKLSGGVAILKVGAHTETELEDRKLRIEDAKSATFAAMDEGIVPGGGATFIHLSEQVPLIKESFQDPDEQIGADIIGMALLAPAKLIAANAGVDGDIVVEKVRGCDWQIGYNAMTGKYEDLLASGIIDPCRVPRCALQNAVSVAGMVLTTQALMVEKTKEPKPLVPQIPGISP; from the exons ATGTCTTTAACAATCTTATCACCTTTTTATTCCCCTTTAAAGCTTTCTTTCTCG GAAGATAAAGGGAGGGGTAATTCTTGGGCATTGAGGCAAAGTTtagggaagaagaagaagttaatgGTGGTGAGAGCTGGCCCAAAAAGAATAGCTTTTGATAAAGAATGCAGAGAAGCTTTACTTTCTGGTATTAATAAGCTTGCTGATGCTGTTTCTGTCACTTTAGGACCTAGAG GGCGCAATGTCGTGCTCTCTGAATCTGGGGgactaaaagtaattaatgatgGTGTTACCATAGCTCAAGCCATAGAACTTCCAGACTCCATTGAAAATGCAGGAGCGACACTTATCCAGGAG GTCGCAACTAAGACCAACCGTTTAGCTGGCGATGGTACAACTACTGCAATTGTTTTGGCTCGTGAGATGATCAAAGCTGGATTGCTAGCTGTCACTTTTGGGGCTAACCCTGTGTCTATGAAGAAAGGAATGGAGCAGACAGTAAGAGAGCTAGTCAaaactttgaagaagaaaagcTATCCTGTTAGAGGAAATGATGATATAAAAG CCGTAGCTTCAATATCAGCTGGTAATGATGAGTTCATTGGCAGTTTGATCGCTGAGGCAATTAAGAAGATTGGTCCTGATGGAGTGATATGTATCGAGTCTTCCTCATCAGCTGAAACCTCAGTCACGGTTGAAGAAGGAATGAAG ATTGACAAGGGGTACATGTCACcccatttcatcaacaatccTGACAAATCTATAGTAGAGTTTGAAAATGCCAAAGTTCTGGTGACTGATCAAAAGATTTCTAGTGTCAAAGAAATTGTTCCTTTGCTAGAGAAGGCCACTCAACTGAGTGTGCCCTTGCTGATTTTTGCTGAGGACATTTCAACCCAAGTGCTAGAAACACTAGTCATTAACAAGATGCAAGGAATGCTCAATGTTGCTGTTGTGAAATGTCCAGGATTTGGAGAAGGAAAGAAAGCGGTATTGCAAGACATTGCCTTGTTGACAG GTGCTGATTTTCTTTCTGGAGACTTAGGCCTGAATCTTGAAGGTGCAACCTCTGATCAGCTTGGTATTGCTCggaaaataacaataacaagcAATTCTACGACCATCGTGGCTGACCCCTCCACTAAAGCTGAAATACAAGCCAGAATAATGCAGATAAAGAAGGATCTTGCAGAAACAGATAATAAATATTTGTCAGAGAAGCTTTCACAAAGAATAGCAAAACTTTCAGGTGGTGTTGCCATATTGAAG GTAGGAGCACATACTGAAACAGAACTGGAAGACCGAAAGCTGAGAATTGAGGATGCAAAAAGTGCCACATTTGCTGCCATGGATGAAGGAATTGTGCCTGGTGGCGGTGCCACCTTTATTCATCTTTCTGAACAAGTACCACTCATAAAAGAATCTTTTCAAGATCCAGATGAGCAGATTGGTGCTGACATAATAGGAATG GCACTTCTTGCACCAGCAAAGCTAATAGCTGCAAATGCAGGAGTGGATGGAGATATAGTTGTGGAAAAAGTTAGAGGTTGTGACTGGCAAATTGGGTATAATGCCATGACTGGAAAATATGAAGACCTTCTTGCTTCTGGGATTATTGACCCTTGCCGTGTTCCAAGATGCGCCCTTCAGAATGCTGTCTCTGTTGCTGGTATGGTCCTAACTACTCAAGCATTAATGGTAGAGAAAACCAAGGAGCCCAAACCGCTTGTTCCTCAGATTCCTGGTATAAGTCCTTAA